cagaacCTCACCTCTTCTCTGTTAATGGCCTTTCCATGGAGTCAGCTCCTAACCTGCTCCCAGGGTGACTGAATAaatcagctgctcctcccaggaCCTTGGGCTCTAATTAATGTCAGCTCATTAACGAGATAACAGCCATTTATTACTCTGTCTCCCTGGCTTCTGATTAACCCTTTCCCAAGGtgggggcaggggctggtgaTGTTGTGGTGCAGGGATGGAGGAAGAGAATGACATCTCTGCGGTGGGACCCAGGGACACCTCAATAAGAGAGGGACAGGTAGAGGGACAAGCAAGCAGAACTGCAGAAGTGCTTGAGTGAGGGCCAGATGGGACAAGGTGGGGGATCAGCacacttgttttttcttcctagtagTATAGAAAGGGCTCAGTGGATTAAAGCCCTGAAGGAGCTGTCAAGACTCATGGGCTACCCCCAGGCTGTCACCCATGCTTCAGTGTCCCCAGTGTCCCTACCCCAGGCCATGGGGGAGAGCATGGGCAAGATCTAGAGCTCAGCACAAAACCTCTGCATAACCCTGGCCCTCAGGCCCTATTTTGAGGAGCTGCCACAGTCCCACAGCTGGTTGGAAGCCCCCAGGATGTCCTTCCCTCTAATGGCAGAAGCAGCCCGAGTTCCACCTCTCCAGGCACTGCCTATGTCACAGTGTGATGGGGCAGGATGATCCACCTTGGGGCAAGAAGGAGCCTTTGACTTGCCTGTGACCTGGCCCTGGGTACAGAGGACAGAAGTAagggggctggggtgggcacAGTTCCTCCACGCACAGTCCAGTGCCAGGCTGGTGGGGCTAATGCTCTTGGCACATCAGTCATGCTGCTCAGTGGCTCCCTATTAGTGGGAGCAGCCGCTGGTTAATCAGGCTGAGGGCTTCAGCTCGTTAAGCTGACACCTCTGTTGTGAGAGTGAGACATGGGGGCACGCGAGGTGccacttatttattttcttctttcccagggaatatattaaacaaattaaattcctgGAGTGTTGGGTCAGCGGAGTCGGCTCTGCGCCTGTCTCAGCTCCACCTAGCTCCCTGTGGGGAGGGGACTatgctccccagcctgcagcaggtcCTGGCACCTCTGAAGGGCCCCAGCCTCCCCCCCATGTCTCCCCAGCCCCTTGCAATAGGACACAGCCTCCCTGATCCCCTATTTCCCTCCCTGGGCTGTGCTTCAGCTGTGGATGCTCGGTGGTGTTTAGTGTGGTGGTGTTAGTGTCATCTCTAGTGACAGGAGATCATTCAGGAAATGCAGACAATTATTTCATATTGAAAGTCCCCCAGGAGTCTGCCTGCTGTCCTGGAATGGACTTCCTTggtcctgcagggaggggagctATGGGGCAGTCTCAGGTGCTTTTGGGGCAGCTTGTAATTGTCCCTACTCCAGGGAGAGCCTGGGGCTGGTTTCAGCCACAGcagaaagaatttttctttgCACTGTGGTATTTGGGGCATCTGGGCTAGTGACAGGTTGGTCCTGCAAGGTCTCTCTGCAAGCAAGAGTGTTAGGAGGGAGTGTACATAATGTCTGTAAAAACTGAGTCTCAATCACAGGACTCCAGGACCCACggattaataaaaaaacagtaCACTTCCCAAGAACAGCTTTCATGCCACAAACATTAACATCATTGGCACTGGCCTCAAATTGTACAGAGCCCTGAGAACAAGGGGCTTTGGTGAAGCATGACCCTGCACCAGACCCCTCACCTGCTTCAGCATCAAGCCCCCTTTCAAAACCAAGTGCTGTCCCTTCTCAAACCCCTGAGGGTTGAGATGCTGTTTCCTCATTGCTGGACTGTTCTGCTCCACCCCAGTACCAGTGCCTTTCTGTCCTGCTCCAGGTCTGGTTAGGTGACAGGCATGGATGAAAAATTTTCTGCAAATTAGTCAGTAGTTCCTggagttatttatttattgaccATTTGCAACTGTTCCCTTCATCAATGCTTTTTGCCTTCCCATTCTTCCAGCAAAGTCAGTGGCAGCCTGTCCTACTCTGCTGTTCCACCCCACCTCATCCCATTTCATCTTGTTGTCCCCATCCCTTCACAGCACCCAGTCCCTTCTACTCAACCTTAAGTCCTTCAAACACTTCTTCATTTCAGGAACGGACCTACCTCTTGCTGGTGGAAGGGTGACTCCCTGGAGGTTAGTGAAGaattggaaataatttaatttacctCCCTATTTGGGTGCTTTGATGAGCTGAAAGGCCCCTTGTCAGGCAGCGAATCCATCTTCCTCCAGCCTTACATCAAATTTCATTCACTAATTAGAAACTCCTGCCCTGGAGCATGCTGCCCCCACCCCGGCCACCCCTTCTCCCCACCAGCAccattatgaaaataaatcGTTCCATTAGCTGCATTGTTGTGGCTGTGGGGCCCAGTGCCGGGAGTTATTAGAGCAGGAGAGAGGGCGTTGGATTAAGCCGATGATTTATTAAGGAAAAGGACCCTGATTAGATTCTTACTCGTCCTCTGCACGTGGGCACACACCCACACCCCCCCATCCTAAGGTCTAGGGCACCCCAGGGCCACTGGAGGAAGGTCAGGGAGGGATGGCTGTGGGGTTTTCCTGAGGCTGTATCCTGCTGGATGCTTCCATGGCTCTGAGAGCCCCAGTCTTGTACTGGGACAGTACGAGGCAATGACTGTTGCCTGTTGCCAGACCCCCCACATGGTCCCTGGTTGTCTCTGCCTGCCCCTCCCTTGTACGGGGGGACCACCAGCATCAcgcccagctctgcctgccctgcagcagggacctGCAGCGGATGCTAGGTGGATCCTGCTGACTGGACAGGGGATACAGAAGGGAACAGTGGGCTTTAGTGCGTGGGCTCCCTGTGCTTTGGAAGGGGAAGCTAGAAGGTGCCCCTCCAGTGGAATGGCTCACAGGGCTCACCCTGGTAGGCAGCAGAAGGGTCTCAGCCGCCTCCGTGGGTCCAGGGTGCTCTCTGCACCTGGAAGAGATGAGGTGGGCATGGTTGCAGATGTGGGCACTTCCCTGGTGGGCCCATGCCCTGGGGCCCTCACAGTGTCCATGCTGTCACCATGGGCCATGTATAtgtcccccagcctgtccccagagggGACAGATAtcagggacacagggacaccTGCATGCTCCAGATGGTGCCTGGGATATAAAGTATCTAGGCTGGAAATAGAGTAATTGGGGGATCGGGTGGTGATACTGAGAGCTGGGGGGTGTCCAAGCCTGACCGGTAGGGTGGTGGGCAGGTGTCTGTCCAGGGAATAAAGGTATGTGCAGGGCttggatgtgtgtgtgtctgtctgtcgGTGTACGCAGAGACACAGAGGGCTGAGGTGTGACGGCCCgaggctgctgcctgcccgAGCACCTCCACCCCTGCCCGGGGGAGCTGCtaagagcaggcagaggagctctGAGGGCGGGAAGGTAGTCCCTACAATGAAGGAGGGCTCACAATGCTGTCCCCACAGTGGTGCCACGGTAAagacaggagcaggaggagggggcttgggagcagaagagaaagtGATGGAGGGGTTTGTGGCGCCGGATGGGCTCCACAGCCAACACCACGCACCATTCTGGGTTTCCAGTGGGCCCtgggacagagccctgggaccCTCCACCTCGCCCCAACAGCACTGCGGAGAGCAGGGTCCGGCCCGCGGAGCTGCAGCGCTGCGAAAAGCCATTAAGCTAAATTAAACTAATGCAAGCAAGGGCGGGAGGCTGGCTCGGGCTCCCTCTGCCGCCTCCTGCCCGCGCCGCTCAGAGGTGCAGCTCCCCACAAACGGGAGATGCTTTCGGGGTGCTCCGCTTCCAATACCCCGGCCCCGACGTCCCCCAGCACTCCTTGCCGGGCCGCCAGCACCCAGCGTGGcagccggggccgggggcggcggtGGCTGGTGCTGCCACGGCAGAAGGCCACATGGCGAGGGACAGACGGGAGAGGCGGGGACGGGGACAGTGTAGCCCCTTGTTAACAGCGCTGGACCCTGTAGCCTTTTCAAGGCTCTGAATAGGGGGTGGTACCTCTCCTCCTCTGAATTTGGGGCCGGGGGAGTGTTTGGGCTGGTTTAACACGCTCAGACAGGGCTGGGGAGATCGGGGGAGGGCACACGCTACCCCAGATGGGAGCATGTGGGGGGTTTGTCCTGCCGCCACAtgtccttcctctccctcccgcCCACCATTCACATGGTAATGAGGACAAATTGATGGAGAGACATCCATTGTGATACCCTCCAGTCCGGCCCTTCTGCCGGCCACCCACCAGCATCCTCATCCATCACCACCCAGCCGGGATCCTGGTGGGAATCCCTGCCAGGGACTGGCACCCTGGGAGATGGGGCTTTTTCAGGTGCCCACGAGGTCCGGCTTCCTGGGGCTTTGTAACGAGAGAGGAGGGGAGACATCCAGGGAAGAAAGGATCCCCCGTAAATCTTTTATCTCAGCTGGACATCATTTTGTCCTCACCATCCTCATCACGCAGCTTTATGGAGTTAGGGGGGATTTAACAGGGCTTAAGAAAGATCCCAGAATCTTATTTAGGTGTGTCCCTCTTTCCTCTTATTGCCCTGGGGCCAACCTAGAGCCAGGATGCCACTACTTTCCCTGCTTTCACCCCAAAGCATCCTCACAATACTCAGCAGAATCTTCCTAATGGGGCAAAGAGATGTTCCCCCATACTCACTGCTACCCTAAAATCCTGGGCCTGGAGATGGACTGCCCACAGCACCATGGGGCACCCCAAAGGGCACATTCTGTCCCTCGCATCCCCTGCCTCTGGCTCCCCCTGCAGTGCCTGTGATGGCAGCCTGATTGAAATTTCACTCCATAAAGTGCCTCTCGAAGGCCTGACCCTGTGGCCCCCCTAGGGACCAATTTGTCCTTCTCTGTAATAAGAACCTAATTAAATTAGCTCAGCCACCTCACAGAGCCCTTAAATTAGCCACGGTGATGAGGGCCCTCACTGACAGCCTGCTGCTGAATTGCTCTGCAGTAGCCACGCTGTGGGATCCAGGGAAAGCCCTGTGGGGACCCTGCTTCCAGTCCCCCCTGGtctccagcacagggcagcttGGAGATGGGGCAGGGGATGCACAGAGGGGTGCATGGGACAGGAATGgggaggctggggcagaggggctggctgGTTGTCTTCCATTCTGCTGTTATGGGTATGGGGTGCAGGGGGAACAGAGCTGTAATGGGGACAGAGCCAGCAGTGACTAGTGCTATTGACACTGGAAACACAGTGTACAGGGTCCATCTTCTCCCGTAGCACTGGGTTAGTGGATGTTGTGGTGATTAAAGTGGTAGGGAAGGGTGTCCCAGTACAGCCAGGTGCTGGAGCGATGGGCCCAGACCCAGATGAAGAGATATCCCCAGCAGTCCCAAGGTAGCTGTCCCTCCTACATCCTGCCCCACTTGCCCTAGTCTCCAGGTGACCCCTATGACAGCTTGGTTCCATGTAGGCTGGGTCACTCCCACAGCCTCTGGCTGCCCACCTCCCATGGGTATGGGGGAGTGGGGAAGGACAGCTCACCCTAACCAGTGGCAAGCACTGCGGTGACCAAACCTTGCTCCTAGAAAAGCACAAGACAGCCTCtagccctgcctgccctgttTATGATGGGCAGTAAGCACCCCTgatccctgcctgctctccacATACCAGAGCTCAGAGCCCCTGCCTGGGAGATGATGGATTTATTGGGCTGTGTCCCCGATCAGGAAAGGTACATCCAGTGAAGAGACAAAAATACACCTGACATTGGCCACGCTCGCGCTCTCTCACTTCGCCCTGGACAACAATCACCATAAAAActgtgcttaaaaataatatttaaataatttctgctttttgttaaaaaaaaaaataaaatcacccCCCCAACCAACCAGCTTTCTCCCCCCTCACCCTGCATGTGGCCATGCTGCCTCCCATCTATGGTACATACAACgagcagataaataaataaagatgtGTGATGCTGCAGGGGGGCATGCAGGTCACAGCCCGCCCCAGCCCCCTCACCTCTGCTAGCAAGGaaccaggggaggctgaggctCTAGCTAGGGTTTTGTGGGGGGGATCATGGCTGCAGCTCTCATGGGACTCCCGCCCCAGGTCCCAGGAGCAGGTGAGCAGCAATGAGTTACCCTGAGGGTTCGGGGTGCTGGGGGGTCAGGGAGGTCAGGACAGGCAGGATCTGGAGTTTGGGGAGATTTTTAGCTTTAGGGTGGGAAAGGCATGGCTTTGTGCTGAACCAGCTGAGGGTGGGATGCCAGGAAGGCAAGGCAGGGAGCACTTTCTCCCCATCCACTTTCCTTCCCCTGGCTCTgacaggctggggctgcagccttgGCTTTCCCTACCCCTGCTCACACGAGTGTGTGTCCATGACTGTCTGGCACTCACATCCTCCTGCCCACATGCTTGGTTCTGCAGCCCCCTCTTTCCACCCAGAACCCCCTGTGTGGTCACAACATCCCCATGGGCATATCTAGCTGAGTGGCTATGGTGGTGGCTTAGGGCAGAGCTTGAGGTCTCACTCGCAGTCTCTCACTCCAGCAGCCCTCATGTCACCAAATCACAGGACTCACGCCAGAGCCGTGCCAgcccctccagcctggctggtgcTTGGGCATTCCAGGCATACAGAGACTGGTTTGGGGTGCCCCCCTGCAGTGGCTGTCAGGGCTAAGGGAAAGCACAGGCCCAGTATCTGGGCCACCCACCACACAGCTGCCATGTCCTAGGGGCAGAAATAGCATTGCCCACCCTCCCATGCATGCTGCCCAGCAAATGATCCTGGGGCCCTGCTGCCAAAGCCTCActgcagggtgcaggcaggctgggagacctgcaggagcagcctaCAGCCAGGGGCTCTCTTCCCACTCCACCTCATCTATCAGACCTCTGTCATTAGCTAATTctgcacacacacgcacacatcacacgcacacacacaaataGCAGCATGTGGATCCAGCTGGGGGGACCCCCATGTCTGGGGGGAACCTTTGTGCCTCCCGCCTACCCCCAGGAACAGGGGGTGAGGAATGATCAGTGAGCATGGAGGAAGCACAGTGGGTAGCTCCAGTGCCCCCCAACCACGAGGTGGCTGTGTCCCAAGCAGGTAGGGCTGGAGGCAGCTTCCCATGGACATCCAGCTTTGGGAGGGGGTTCTGGCCCCCGTGAGTtgccctgcagccaccacctcCACCAACAGCACTGTCTGTGGCTGGGGTGCACCCTCAGCTCTCTGCCTGGGGTACCCCCAGTGGGTGGAAGCTGTcagggggcaggagcagcctcccCAGGTGGTAGAGAAGCCCTGAGTACCAGTGCACACCATCCCCCTGCACCCCTGGCCACCCCACCAGGCTGTGGTAAAGCCGGAGCGGCCAGAAGGCTAGCTGTGCCAGATGTTGCTCCTGCACCAGGGCGAAGCATGAGGCCACCACGCCATCCACCACCAGCGTCCCGTGGCGTGTCAGTGGGGCATAGACTCCCACGTCCCTCCGGTCCCGCACCCCCACCACCTCGGCGGGCTGCAAGCCAcctccccccaccaccaccagcacaaAATGTCCAGGACGCACGCGGCTGGCAAAGGTGGGGCGAAAGTGGGCAGCGGGCGCTGAGGCGTTCTCGGCCACGAAGAGCAGGTGGGTGGGCGTTAGGGCCAGGCGCCGGGGTGGCTCCCGCGTCTCGATGATGTGAAAGGAGGTGAGAGCACGGGGCTCCTTGTCCAGGAATGTCAAGAAGTCGCTGTAGGTGGGCCTGCCTGCCCCGTCCATCGCCAGCACCCGCTGGCCTGGGCGCAGTGCCCAAAGGGGTGTCCGGGCACCGTCCTCCAGCGTCGCCAGCGCCCGCCCAGGGAAGCAGCCCCCTGTCTTCGCAGCGGCTGAGTGCTCTGCGTGGGGAGAGAGAGGACAGGAGGGTTACCCATCTGCATCACCCTTCCACAATGCACTGAGTCCCTCTCAGGCTGCCCTGCTTTGCCCAATGGGGGGTAACCCTGCCCTGGCATCTCCAATGTGCATGTGTTCCTTACACACCCCCAGCCAccatccagcctctccaggcatTTGGTCCCCAGCCACTGTGTCATTGGCAGTGGCACCTGGGGGCTCAAGACATGTATGGCAGCACCTGCTCCCTTCTGTGATGCCAGGGCACTGAGACTGCTCTACAGACCCAGGTACCAAAACACTCCTGGCAGGGGGAGTGGTGCACAGCCACAGCCCCAAATGCTCAAGGCAGTGCCAAGGAGAACCTGAAGCTTGAAAGAGCCCTGAGTCAATGACAGTTTGAGGAGCAGAGTGCCTGGTCGTACTCCATGcccacagcatccctgtccCTTGCAGCGCTGGGCTTGGGCATGGTTGAGGAGGATGCTACAAGGAACGGCGCAGGGTGCAGCaccctcccccagcaccacagcacctctctgtgctgcactg
This is a stretch of genomic DNA from Apus apus isolate bApuApu2 chromosome 6, bApuApu2.pri.cur, whole genome shotgun sequence. It encodes these proteins:
- the IHH gene encoding indian hedgehog protein, with amino-acid sequence MKPARLLLLLSGCALLLAPAVRGCGPGRVVGSRRRPPRKLIPLAYKQFSPNVPEKTLGASGRYEGKIARNSERFKELTPNYNPDIIFKDEENTGADRLMTQRCKDRLNSLAISVMNQWPGVKLRVTEGWDEDGHHSEESLHYEGRAVDITTSDRDRNKYGMLARLAVEAGFDWVYYESKAHIHCSVKSEHSAAAKTGGCFPGRALATLEDGARTPLWALRPGQRVLAMDGAGRPTYSDFLTFLDKEPRALTSFHIIETREPPRRLALTPTHLLFVAENASAPAAHFRPTFASRVRPGHFVLVVVGGGGLQPAEVVGVRDRRDVGVYAPLTRHGTLVVDGVVASCFALVQEQHLAQLAFWPLRLYHSLVGWPGVQGDGVHWYSGLLYHLGRLLLPPDSFHPLGVPQAES